The Tenrec ecaudatus isolate mTenEca1 chromosome 9, mTenEca1.hap1, whole genome shotgun sequence genome window below encodes:
- the ZNF804B gene encoding zinc finger protein 804B → MRKEGDLAEVGGSSYMRQYHFAKSHHEQDFAEKEKATAKALEDVKANFYCELCDKQYHKHQEFDNHINSYDHAHKQRLKELKQREFARNVASKSWKDEKKQEKALKRLHQLAELRQQSECVSGNGPAYKTSRVMIEKQLLQGVFPVKNGRKASFTKSALLLKGKSVPRSISDRQRSTVPNRHQLPTDRRYLFGSRTPHTSPGPGNVSHRTGVSFSFSRKVHLKLESSASVFSENTEETHDCNKSSTYKTNQAEEKCKCCPHTNEAAHLSEEKDINMSPSHLESVSHNSFPANSKILQGKHDSIDEPLKDPTSIRASFSRANIRLSDVGFSPPSREKAAQNTLQNALRNRIHYPCQANASSCAPNTYKPSDAKGFDCLEGFPSPGPSEHSKPVHVNPHPRTESGDKSSRDTGRDSHDAPRLLREACLHDAQSSALPFLHVRSKDGHTTLQWPTELLLFTKTQPCISYGCNPLYFDFKLSRNTKDGRDPEDLKRKLGMKSPNVESQSSGLIEDQQKVIQEDNLSLKPKMTTMNPDWENFQRNYNLDDSDAEPNVDMHNFSTRDLAMNNPKVPAYHEISRTGHKTSDNESQESSRVHWQSCPRVVLKNANEGLSLTPCLPRTKKKHKLIPCDAQSELEDGKHFPWDAPPCAAPRGREHGEEFSRLFKRGNLLCFCKKELMPADRHKRKRRKHNGLSVPDQVARSDHLQAETHAEGSSQLWESFKKETYKNHRYAPRHKLNKNPFPGRPCPRAIPSDSSTHISCAGRRESVPNGQGLQHSKSGSCSREPTHQLSQQDRRPASLGSSPICGVAKAKPIQCKSGTVNCLLRNCPSGPESSKTERERIPLTAKSLLERVQAKKGQEQGTNVDASSSNCKNKPEARSQIQCVVQWEPPSCGRSALPLSEKLQNGSQRTTRKGGAVLRTPEEVNVKAPQGSHSPAVIEAGGVQHLPLGGEQVPAEAPTSNRMGPTAKGDSRPIMGEVQPFIPSWDPVPNDFSGAFLSNPYTAVMNFTETKDDQLDPELQDGSMHMNRIAEHTNSYYDRTMQRHDCVEDGSEVCHKSISPPLIQQPLTFSPDEIDKYQLLQLQAQQHMQKQLVSKHLRVVPATGPAAFSPAPAVQPVPVHQHASITTIHHTFLQHLAVSTSLNSHTGHLPIAHLHALSPPHFTPITFAPLTSAVIPAHPTFLAGHPLHLVTASHFHPSHITLQPLPPAAFLPALFSPRLNPATASIIHLNPLIQPVFQGQDLCHHSCSSQMQQLNGVKEALNVSAHLN, encoded by the exons AGACTAAAAGAATTAAAGCAACGGGAATTTGCTCGAAATGTAGCCTCTAAGTCATGGAAAGAtgagaaaaaacaagaaaaagcacTTAAGCGTCTCCATCAACTGGCTGAATTAAGGCAGCAATCAGAATG TGTTTCGGGAAACGGACCAGCATACAAGACTTCCCGGGTAATGATAGAAAAGCAACTCCTGCAAGGAGTTTTCCCCGTTAAGAACGGCAGAAAGGCATCATTCACAAAGAGTGCTCTTCTCCTTAAAGGAAAAAGTGTCCCGAGAAGTATTTCTGATAGACAGCGGTCCACCGTGCCAAACAGACACCAGTTACCAACAGACAGGCGCTACTTGTTTGGAAGTCGGACTCCACATACGTCCCCCGGTCCTGGCAATGTCAGTCACAGGACCGGTGTATCGTTTTCTTTTTCCAGAAAGGTCCATCTAAAATTAGAATCCTCGGCATCAGTTTTCAGTGAGAACACGGAAGAAACACATGATTGTAACAAGTCCTCCACTTACAAAACAAACCAAGCTGAAGAGAAATGCAAGTGCTGCCCCCACACCAATGAGGCAGCACACCTCTCTGAGGAAAAAGATATAAACATGTCGCCAAGCCATCTGGAAAGTGTTTCACATAACAGCTTCCCTGCAAACTCTAagatattgcaaggcaaacatgACTCTATTGACGAGCCGCTAAAAGACCCCACTAGCATCCGTGCTTCATTCTCGAGAGCGAACATTCGTCTTTCAGATGTGGGCTTTTCACCTCCCAGCCGGGAAAAAGCAGCTCAAAATACATTGCAGAATGCTTTACGAAACCGCATTCATTACCCGTGCCAAGCAAATGCTTCCTCCTGCGCACCAAACACTTACAAGCCCAGTGATGCCAAGGGCTTTGACTGTCTGGAGGGGTTTCCTTCACCAGGGCCAAGTGAACACAGCAAGCCAGTGCATGTGAATCCCCACCCCCGAACTGAGAGCGGAGATAAATCGTCACGTGACACAGGACGGGACAGCCACGACGCGCCGCGGCTGCTACGAGAAGCCTGTCTCCACGATGCGCAGTCTAGCGCGCTGCCCTTTCTTCACGTGCGAAGCAAGGATGGCCACACCACGCTCCAGTGGCCAACCGAGCTCTTGCTGTTCACAAAGACACAGCCCTGTATCTCTTATGGCTGCAACCCGTTGTATTTTGATTTTAAGCTTTCTCGGAACACAAAGGATGGCCGCGATCCAGAAGACCTAAAGAGAAAACTGGGTATGAAATCCCCTAACGTGGAGAGCCAATCCTCAGGTTTAATCGAAGAccaacaaaaagtgatccaagaaGATAATCTGTCTCTAAAACCAAAGATGACTACAATGAATCCAGATTGGGAAAATTTCCAGAGAAATTACAATTTGGACGACAGTGATGCGGAGCCAAATGTGGATATGCATAATTTTAGTACAAGAGATTTGGCTATGAACAACCCGAAAGTGCCTGCTTATCATGAGATCTCTCGTACAGGGCATAAGACTAGTGATAACGAATCGCAGGAATCTTCCAGGGTCCATTGGCAAAGTTGCCCAAGGGTAGTTCTAAAGAATGCCAACGAGGGCCTCTCTTTGACTCCCTGCTTACCCAGGACTAAAAAAAAGCATAAACTGATTCCCTGTGATGCTCAGTCAGAACTGGAAGATGGCAAGCACTTCCCCTGGGACGCTCCGCCTTGTGCAGCACCACGCGGCAGGGAGCACGGGGAGGAGTTCAGTCGGCTTTTCAAGAGGGGCAACTTGCTCTGCTTTTGTAAGAAAGAACTTATGCCAGCTGACAGACACAAGCGGAAACGCCGAAAGCACAACGGCCTGTCGGTGCCGGACCAGGTAGCTCGGAGTGACCACCTGCAGGCGGAAACGCACGCAGAAGGAAGCAGCCAACTGTGGGAGTCGTTTAAAAAGGAAACGTACAAAAATCACAGATACGCTCCGAGACACAAACTGAACAAAAATCCATTTCCAGGGCGACCGTGCCCGAGAGCCATCCCTTCTGATTCTAGCACACACATTTCTTGTGCTGGGCGCAGAGAATCGGTGCCGAATGGCCAGGGACTTCAGCACAGCAAATCGGGCTCCTGCTCCAGAGAGCCAACCCATCAGCTAAGCCAACAGGACAGAAGGCCTGCATCTTTGGGCAGCTCTCCCATTTGTGGTGTGGCGAAGGCAAAACCCATTCAATGCAAGTCCGGGACTGTCAACTGTCTCTTAAGAAACTGTCCCAGTGGGCCCGAGTCCAgcaagacagaaagagagagaatccCCCTAACGGCCAAAAGCCTCTTAGAAAGAGTGCAGGCCAAAAAGGGCCAGGAGCAAGGAACTAATGTTGACGCCTCCTCAAGCAACTGCAAAAACAAACCAGAAGCTCGTTCACAAATCCAGTGCGTGGTCCAGTGGGAGCCACCAAGCTGCGGCCGCTCAGCATTGCCCCTGTCCGAGAAATTACAGAATGGAAGTCAAAGGACAACTAGGAAGGGCGGTGCAGTTCTGAGGACGCCGGAGGAAGTGAACGTGAAAGCCCCGCAGGGGAGTCACTCTCCTGCAGTCATAGAAGCAGGGGGTGTGCAGCACCTGCCACTCGGGGGAGAGCAGGTCCCAGCAGAAGCTCCGACATCAAACAGGATGGGTCCCACGGCAAAAGGAGACTCGCGACCAATCATGGGGGAAGTCCAACCTTTCATTCCAAGCTGGGACCCAGTACCAAATGATTTCTCTGGTGCTTTTCTGTCGAATCCATATACTGCTGTGATGAATTTCACAGAGACCAAAGACGACCAACTAGATCCAGAACTGCAGGACGGAAGCATGCACATGAACCGTATAGCGGAGCATACAAACTCTTACTATGACAGAACTATGCAGAGGCATGACTGTGTAGAAGATGGATCAGAAGTGTGTCACAAATCCATCTCTCCCCCTTTAATTCAACAGCCCCTAACATTTTCTCCTGATGAAATAGATAAATATCAACTCCTTCAGCTACAAGCCCAACAGCACATGCAGAAGCAGCTCGTCTCAAAGCATCTTCGAGTTGTGCCTGCTACAGGGCCGGCTGCCTTCTCTCCGGCGCCCGCCGTCCAGCCGGTGCCCGTGCATCAGCACGCTTCCATCACCACCATCCACCACACGTTCCTCCAGCACTTGGCTGTGTCCACTTCCCTAAACTCCCACACCGGCCACCTGCCAATTGCTCATCTGCATGCCCTCTCACCGCCACATTTTACTCCCATCACCTTTGCACCTTTGACGTCTGCCGTCATCCCGGCGCACCCCACCTTCTTAGCGGGGCACCCTTTGCATTTAGTCACTGCCTCCCACTTCCATCCTTCCCACATAACACTtcagcccctgccccctgctgcatttctcccagcaCTGTTCAGCCCTCGCTTGAACCCAGCCACAGCGTCCATCATCCACTTGAATCCTTTAATCCAGCCAGTGTTCCAAGGTCAAGATCTCTGCCATCATTCTTGCTCCAGCCAGATGCAACAGTTAAATGGAGTGAAAGAGGCCTTAAATGTGTCAGCCCACTTGAACTAG